In Streptomyces canus, one DNA window encodes the following:
- a CDS encoding helix-turn-helix domain-containing protein, whose translation MVLRREPTARQVRLGTELRRLREAAGLTAIEAAALLGANRAQMSHIESGLAGVSEERLRRLASHYACTDKEFIEALAAMATDRTRGWWEDYRGLLPTSFLDLSELEHHARFQHHVAVLYVPGLLQTEDYARAVFSDRLPELTYDEMELRIQHRKARQQITIPYTAVIHEAALRIRVSDRIASKAQLARLLELSEANHITLRAIPFDLDGFARASSTMSYVGGPLPKLDTVVRDTPHGSIFVDAEAQLRSYRTRFHMVEAVSLEPDQTRDFIHRLAEEL comes from the coding sequence ATGGTCCTGAGGCGCGAACCCACCGCACGCCAGGTACGGCTGGGGACCGAACTGCGCAGACTCCGCGAGGCGGCAGGACTCACCGCTATCGAGGCCGCAGCGCTACTCGGGGCGAATCGCGCCCAGATGAGCCACATCGAATCCGGGCTCGCAGGCGTGAGCGAGGAACGTCTACGTCGCCTCGCGTCCCACTACGCCTGCACGGACAAGGAGTTCATCGAAGCGTTGGCCGCGATGGCCACCGACCGGACCCGTGGCTGGTGGGAGGACTATCGAGGCTTGTTGCCCACGTCTTTCCTGGACCTGTCCGAGCTGGAGCACCATGCCCGGTTCCAGCACCACGTTGCCGTCCTGTACGTGCCGGGCCTGTTGCAGACGGAGGACTACGCCCGTGCCGTCTTCTCGGACAGGCTGCCCGAACTCACCTACGACGAGATGGAGTTGCGCATCCAGCACCGGAAGGCACGCCAGCAGATCACCATCCCGTACACAGCGGTGATCCATGAGGCCGCGCTTCGGATCAGAGTCAGCGACCGCATCGCCTCAAAGGCCCAACTCGCCCGGCTCCTTGAGCTGTCCGAGGCGAACCACATCACCTTGCGCGCCATCCCCTTCGACCTGGACGGCTTCGCCAGAGCCTCTAGCACGATGTCGTACGTGGGCGGCCCGCTGCCCAAGCTGGACACGGTGGTACGGGACACGCCCCATGGCTCGATCTTTGTCGACGCCGAGGCCCAGCTCCGCAGTTATCGAACGCGCTTCCATATGGTGGAGGCCGTATCACTCGAACCGGACCAGACCCGTGACTTCATTCACCGGCTGGCAGAGGAGTTGTGA
- a CDS encoding DUF397 domain-containing protein has protein sequence MDNWRKSSYSGGGDGNECVEIANSPTHVSIRDSKAPARATLTLPAPTFTAFIGALKTTSLSQ, from the coding sequence ATGGACAACTGGCGGAAGTCGTCCTACTCCGGCGGCGGCGACGGTAACGAATGCGTCGAGATAGCCAACTCCCCCACCCACGTATCCATCCGCGACTCCAAGGCCCCCGCCCGAGCCACCCTCACCCTCCCCGCCCCCACCTTCACGGCCTTCATCGGCGCCCTCAAGACCACCTCCCTATCTCAGTAA
- a CDS encoding M16 family metallopeptidase has translation MTTHDTSATALDALGVLDGIVRHTTVHGIPTLFAPRPGAITAGLVFRVGHADETLPTSGITHLVEHLALYRLGLSDLHYNGATASTYTLFHVTGDEDEVVTYLNSVCEALRDLPMDRLETEKDLLRTEAGSRGKGALSQMPLWRYGAQGYGLSSYEEHGTRTLTPDQVRHWAETRFTRDNAVLFLTADRVPDGLDLTLPAGRRFPAPTPSSALPDTPAYLRGEDGHLVFTSVLRRSTAAAVFAEVLGRALFQDLRQKGGYSYSAEADYSPRDTDFATLTAYADALPQKQDAAVGGFVDVFARLRAGRIEQAELDSARGKLLKRYDVPDLGAALLPSYALSLLTGHRILTPEQHRAELEAVGVADLREVAREAWDGGLLQVPTRGADWAGLTAAPQFSPSGVSGTLHPSLEDDDVTLIIGEAGVTLSTPGGLVTVRYDACAAMTTRPDGARCLTGLDGFQVTVEPTLFGDVTAERIAVLDKAVPAAALVPLPARPAQEIPQPRERTAPAPRTPADGSQQTEGRGSAGRVSGHFVFVTALATLWPVLLVTLLVNGIQEPSIRLPVIAGCVLEFWLLHAARNLYRTGQPTTPQ, from the coding sequence ATGACCACGCACGACACTTCCGCGACCGCCCTCGACGCCCTCGGCGTTCTCGACGGCATCGTCCGCCACACCACCGTCCACGGCATCCCCACCCTCTTCGCCCCGCGCCCCGGCGCGATCACCGCCGGTCTCGTCTTCCGGGTGGGCCATGCCGACGAGACCCTGCCCACCTCCGGCATCACCCATCTCGTGGAGCACCTCGCCCTGTACCGCCTGGGCCTGTCCGACCTGCACTACAACGGCGCCACGGCGAGCACGTACACCCTCTTCCACGTCACCGGCGACGAGGACGAGGTCGTCACATACCTCAACAGCGTCTGCGAGGCACTGCGCGACCTGCCGATGGACCGCCTGGAGACGGAGAAGGATCTCCTGCGCACGGAGGCGGGCAGCCGCGGGAAAGGTGCCCTGTCCCAGATGCCGCTCTGGCGTTACGGCGCCCAGGGCTACGGCCTGTCCAGTTACGAGGAACACGGCACCCGCACCCTGACGCCCGACCAGGTGCGCCACTGGGCCGAGACCCGCTTCACCCGGGACAACGCCGTGCTGTTCCTCACCGCGGACCGCGTACCCGACGGCCTGGACCTCACCCTGCCCGCCGGCCGCCGCTTTCCCGCCCCGACCCCGTCCAGCGCGCTGCCCGACACGCCCGCCTACCTCCGCGGCGAGGACGGCCACCTCGTCTTCACCTCCGTCCTGCGCCGCTCCACCGCGGCCGCGGTGTTCGCCGAGGTGCTGGGCCGCGCCCTCTTCCAGGACCTGCGCCAGAAGGGCGGCTACTCGTACTCGGCGGAGGCCGACTACTCCCCGCGCGACACCGACTTCGCCACGCTGACCGCGTACGCCGACGCGCTGCCGCAGAAGCAGGACGCCGCGGTCGGCGGCTTCGTCGACGTCTTCGCCCGGCTGCGCGCGGGCCGCATCGAGCAGGCCGAACTGGACTCCGCGCGCGGGAAGTTGCTCAAGCGCTACGACGTCCCCGATCTCGGCGCGGCCCTGCTGCCGTCGTACGCGCTCAGCCTGCTGACCGGCCACCGGATCCTGACTCCCGAGCAGCACAGGGCCGAACTTGAGGCGGTCGGCGTCGCCGACCTGCGCGAGGTCGCCCGGGAGGCGTGGGACGGCGGGCTGCTCCAGGTGCCGACCCGGGGCGCCGACTGGGCAGGCCTCACCGCGGCCCCCCAATTCTCGCCGTCCGGGGTCTCCGGCACCCTGCACCCGTCCCTGGAGGACGACGACGTCACCCTGATCATCGGGGAGGCGGGCGTGACCCTGTCGACACCGGGTGGGCTGGTCACCGTGCGGTACGACGCCTGCGCCGCGATGACCACCCGCCCCGACGGAGCCCGCTGCCTCACCGGCCTCGACGGCTTCCAGGTGACCGTGGAGCCGACCCTGTTCGGGGACGTCACGGCCGAGCGGATCGCCGTACTGGACAAGGCGGTTCCCGCCGCCGCGCTCGTCCCCCTTCCGGCCCGCCCGGCACAGGAGATCCCTCAGCCGCGCGAACGGACGGCCCCCGCCCCGCGGACCCCGGCGGACGGGTCCCAGCAGACCGAGGGCCGGGGGTCGGCCGGGCGGGTGTCGGGCCACTTCGTCTTCGTGACGGCGCTGGCCACACTGTGGCCCGTGCTCCTCGTCACCCTCCTCGTCAACGGAATCCAGGAACCCTCGATCAGATTGCCCGTGATCGCCGGATGCGTGCTGGAGTTCTGGCTGCTCCACGCCGCCCGCAACCTGTACCGGACCGGACAGCCGACTACTCCACAGTGA
- the glmS gene encoding glutamine--fructose-6-phosphate transaminase (isomerizing), producing MCGIVGYVGSQSALDVVMAGLKRLEYRGYDSAGVAVLADGGLAAAKKAGKLVNLEKELVERPLPAGLTGIGHTRWATHGGPTDANAHPHLDNAGRVSVVHNGIIENFALLRAELEDRGHELASETDTEVVAHLLAEEFSVTADLAEAMRLVCRRLEGAFTLVAVHADEPDVVVGARRNSPLVVGVGEGEAFLASDVAAFISHTRSAIELGQDQVVELRRDGVTVTGFDGRPADVQPYHVDWDASAAEKGGYDYFMLKEIAEQPKAVADTLLGRIDAAGSLTLDEVRISAAELREVDKVVIVACGTAFHAGLIAKYAIEHWTRIPCEVELASEFRYRDPILGPRSLVIAISQSGETMDTLMALRHAREQGSKVLAICNTNGSTIPRESDAVLYTHAGPEVAVASTKAFLTQLVACYLVALYLGQVRGTKWGDEISAVVRDLSHISGEVERVLETMEPVRALARSLADKKTVLFLGRHVGYPVALEGALKLKELAYMHAEGFAAGELKHGPIALIEEDLPVVVVVPSPRGRSVIHDKIVSNIQEIRARGARTIVIAEEGDEAVVPYADHLIRIPATPTLLQPLVATVPLQVFACELATARGNEVDQPRNLAKSVTVE from the coding sequence ATGTGCGGAATCGTGGGATACGTGGGGTCGCAGTCGGCGCTCGATGTCGTGATGGCCGGACTGAAGCGACTGGAGTACCGGGGGTACGACTCGGCAGGCGTCGCCGTGCTGGCGGACGGCGGGCTGGCGGCGGCCAAGAAGGCCGGGAAGCTGGTCAATCTGGAGAAGGAGCTGGTGGAACGGCCGTTGCCGGCGGGGCTCACCGGTATCGGGCACACGCGGTGGGCCACACACGGCGGGCCGACGGATGCCAACGCGCATCCTCATCTGGACAACGCGGGCCGGGTCTCCGTCGTCCACAACGGCATCATCGAGAACTTCGCCCTGCTGCGGGCCGAGTTGGAGGACCGCGGACACGAGCTGGCCTCGGAGACGGACACGGAGGTGGTCGCGCACCTGCTCGCCGAGGAGTTCTCGGTGACGGCCGACCTCGCGGAGGCGATGCGGCTGGTGTGCCGACGGCTGGAGGGGGCGTTCACGCTGGTGGCCGTACACGCCGATGAACCGGACGTCGTCGTGGGCGCCCGGCGGAACTCGCCGCTGGTGGTCGGCGTCGGCGAGGGCGAGGCGTTTCTGGCGTCGGATGTGGCGGCCTTCATCTCCCACACCCGCTCCGCGATCGAGCTCGGCCAGGACCAGGTCGTCGAACTGCGGCGCGACGGCGTGACAGTGACGGGCTTCGACGGCCGTCCCGCCGATGTCCAGCCGTACCACGTCGACTGGGACGCCTCCGCCGCGGAGAAGGGCGGCTACGACTACTTCATGCTCAAGGAGATCGCCGAGCAGCCGAAGGCGGTCGCCGACACGCTGCTCGGTCGTATCGACGCGGCCGGGTCCCTGACGCTGGACGAGGTCCGGATCTCCGCCGCCGAGCTGCGGGAGGTGGACAAGGTCGTCATCGTGGCCTGCGGTACGGCCTTCCATGCGGGGCTCATCGCCAAGTACGCCATCGAGCACTGGACCCGCATCCCCTGCGAGGTGGAGCTGGCGAGCGAGTTCCGCTACCGGGACCCGATCCTGGGCCCGCGGTCCCTCGTGATCGCGATCTCCCAGTCCGGGGAGACCATGGACACGCTCATGGCGCTACGGCACGCCCGCGAGCAGGGTTCCAAGGTCCTGGCGATCTGCAACACCAACGGGTCCACGATCCCCCGGGAGTCGGACGCGGTGCTGTACACGCACGCGGGGCCCGAGGTCGCCGTGGCGTCGACGAAGGCGTTCCTGACCCAGCTCGTGGCGTGCTACCTGGTGGCGCTGTACCTGGGGCAGGTGCGGGGGACCAAGTGGGGCGACGAGATCTCCGCCGTCGTCCGGGACCTGTCGCACATCTCCGGTGAGGTCGAGCGCGTGCTGGAGACGATGGAGCCGGTGCGAGCGCTGGCGCGGTCACTGGCCGACAAGAAGACCGTGCTGTTCCTCGGGCGCCATGTCGGATATCCGGTGGCGCTGGAAGGCGCGTTGAAGCTCAAGGAGCTCGCCTACATGCACGCCGAGGGGTTCGCGGCAGGGGAGTTGAAGCACGGGCCGATCGCGCTGATCGAGGAGGACCTGCCGGTCGTGGTGGTCGTGCCCTCGCCCCGGGGGCGGTCGGTGATCCACGACAAGATCGTGTCCAACATCCAGGAGATCCGGGCCCGGGGTGCGCGGACGATCGTGATCGCGGAGGAGGGGGACGAGGCGGTGGTGCCGTACGCCGATCACCTGATCCGGATTCCGGCCACGCCGACCCTGCTGCAGCCGTTGGTGGCGACCGTGCCGCTGCAGGTGTTCGCCTGTGAGCTGGCCACGGCCCGGGGCAACGAGGTGGACCAGCCGAGGAACCTGGCGAAGTCGGTCACTGTGGAGTAG
- a CDS encoding ricin-type beta-trefoil lectin domain protein, translated as MRLRPRPSTKPRRLAVKATARLLPPVLATALLAGIAVGSGPVVQNIGRDAVPASDSYPWYQDTAAEQLRQDQCLMTDVLRLGGTSMATTAQDALNQPQDKLHVLADRANWQQTPLATAYQKDRDASARELDAINALRDAWKVPVEGLTTPAGFTETGFHWPPGTNNDGQQSFYGQTGLTKWISDRFWQNDGDFYEDSTPATDETTLKAVDALGTPLYGSDPDPTLPSDEWNRALAERSAFDWMHGGPGTHAGADDARIFLESGGFPRTAPAPDSAEYRIAVENLKSRFAGCAWRDPLDPNGVLSDATATAAAEWQQEIASQASQRNQILTSNKDAVTALAAGSKALGDLLGQSWAADRLTRWQDYWSEGGVGWIGDAPTTIGVTGKSGLCLDAAGGGTANGTVVQIYTCNGSAGQQWRVEGDDKGLHLRNVKSLKCLDVAGNNSANGTKIQLLTCSSSPAQTWEYNVRAATPLKNVGTGKCLDLPTYDSGQDSRLWTCSGGTPQKVTVKPSGHTGTVPPTAQFTKAKANIAKAQAAAANKLAAVKSQLAAAQKAGTASDTAEQAAYTIADGNGAPRGRGLLVGQQKAQVTKGAVAALTAMVKAGETAEAATRAAAADSATITQRALAQAAQVKAEFRKQAAEKAELQAKAAADAAKVHRDNAKKDKETAEAKLTEALNAEGDAKAAAAEAHSRRLAAEAEEATAKKEKETAEAKQGEANQYKQTAQAEASKANDAKDKAESAEKTANSRRDDAVAARDNAKAKRDDAWEAEQKADAARAKADAKGAYADSLDADDAATAARSAADEADRQADAAETAARNARAAADAATQAAAEADAAATRAEAAAKRARADSDAAQAAKLKADAAVRTATAAVADAIKAAAHAAEEAKTAVKLADEAEAHAKEARGHANEALKEAANARLAAAKAVGFAHVTAQAAVDAAKSAEQVAAPANDAIQLGSPYLTTDSAASLVVLSGQASKSIADQQQAVADAHAKNAQEEAAAAQVLADQATADAKEALQHAAKAAGYARDARGYAKEALGYAADAAEAAAKATQSLARTVEYDRQATEDAAAADAAAGRAEGYADSARAAADQAALDAEAARAAASEAEQAAKDARSAADRADAAATEAEEAAKDADKYAKEAQEAADRTERQNKANQIETGTVVDEVDGSIGNMFYVVDHYNKIGEPETVEKTDGCDGWIDKLFYKGDCTMTVKIRFTALIDVYMCTAEDLDLEQYRCPSGATVYVDEVQTKELSTKVTHTITIAEYQKNIDPIDILFGSWIKCAQRLAPGGAAGDGVGCAWAIVDVASLFAGKILRPIADAVKAVDAAARTGIEFADAWKALRTLGLSETAVAGIGNRAVQQLEKGCVDGVARRSVARAAAVGNGITVCKWLELGGPGRWMAETENMSQADRAYEQLMTNGVPAGISYKVPASWRKSGYVKFDGFQNGKLIDAKNQALNDRMFTAEGKLQSWVTEPLKQAKDQARAVGNDWEIIWYVSDERTATAFRYMMADNGITNITVIFKP; from the coding sequence GTGCGCCTGAGACCCAGACCTTCCACAAAGCCGAGACGACTCGCCGTCAAGGCGACCGCCCGGCTCCTCCCGCCCGTCCTCGCCACCGCGCTCCTGGCCGGCATAGCCGTCGGTTCGGGCCCCGTCGTCCAGAACATCGGCCGGGACGCCGTCCCCGCGAGTGACAGCTACCCCTGGTACCAGGACACCGCCGCCGAGCAGCTCCGGCAGGACCAGTGCCTGATGACCGACGTGCTGCGCCTGGGCGGCACGTCCATGGCGACCACCGCGCAGGACGCGCTCAACCAGCCGCAGGACAAGCTGCACGTCCTGGCCGACCGGGCCAACTGGCAGCAGACGCCGCTGGCGACGGCGTATCAGAAGGACCGCGACGCCTCGGCCCGGGAGCTCGACGCCATCAACGCCCTCCGGGACGCCTGGAAGGTGCCCGTCGAGGGGCTGACCACCCCGGCCGGCTTCACCGAGACCGGCTTCCACTGGCCACCCGGCACCAACAACGACGGCCAGCAGAGCTTCTACGGCCAGACCGGCCTGACCAAGTGGATCTCCGACCGGTTCTGGCAGAACGACGGCGACTTCTACGAGGACTCGACGCCCGCCACCGACGAGACGACCCTCAAGGCCGTCGACGCCCTGGGGACTCCGCTCTACGGCTCGGACCCGGACCCGACTCTGCCGTCCGACGAGTGGAACCGCGCGCTCGCCGAACGGAGCGCGTTCGACTGGATGCACGGCGGCCCGGGGACGCACGCGGGCGCCGACGACGCCCGGATCTTCCTGGAGTCCGGCGGCTTCCCCCGCACCGCCCCGGCCCCCGACAGTGCCGAGTACCGGATCGCGGTCGAGAACCTCAAGTCCCGCTTCGCGGGCTGCGCCTGGCGTGACCCCCTCGACCCGAACGGCGTGCTGAGCGACGCCACCGCGACCGCGGCGGCCGAGTGGCAGCAGGAGATCGCCTCCCAGGCCTCCCAGCGCAACCAGATCCTGACGTCCAACAAGGACGCCGTCACGGCTCTCGCCGCCGGTTCCAAGGCGCTCGGCGACCTGCTGGGCCAGTCCTGGGCCGCCGACCGTCTCACCCGCTGGCAGGACTACTGGTCCGAGGGCGGGGTCGGTTGGATCGGTGACGCGCCGACGACGATCGGGGTGACCGGCAAGTCGGGCCTGTGCCTCGACGCGGCGGGCGGCGGCACCGCCAACGGCACGGTCGTCCAGATCTACACCTGCAACGGCTCGGCCGGACAGCAGTGGCGGGTCGAGGGCGACGACAAGGGCCTGCACTTGAGGAACGTCAAGTCCCTCAAGTGCCTCGACGTGGCCGGCAACAACTCGGCGAACGGCACGAAGATCCAGCTGCTGACGTGCAGCAGCTCCCCGGCGCAGACCTGGGAGTACAACGTCCGCGCCGCCACGCCGCTGAAGAACGTCGGCACCGGCAAGTGCCTGGACCTGCCGACGTACGACAGCGGCCAGGACTCCCGGCTGTGGACCTGCTCCGGCGGCACCCCGCAGAAGGTCACGGTCAAGCCGTCCGGGCACACCGGCACGGTGCCGCCGACGGCCCAGTTCACCAAGGCCAAGGCCAATATCGCCAAGGCGCAGGCCGCAGCGGCGAACAAGCTCGCCGCCGTCAAGAGCCAGCTCGCCGCCGCCCAGAAGGCGGGCACCGCCTCCGACACCGCCGAGCAGGCCGCGTACACCATTGCGGACGGCAACGGCGCCCCGCGAGGCCGCGGTCTCCTGGTCGGCCAGCAGAAGGCGCAGGTCACCAAGGGTGCCGTAGCCGCCCTCACGGCGATGGTGAAGGCCGGCGAGACCGCCGAGGCCGCCACCCGTGCCGCCGCCGCGGACAGCGCGACCATCACCCAGCGGGCGCTGGCCCAGGCCGCGCAGGTGAAGGCCGAGTTCCGCAAGCAGGCCGCCGAGAAGGCCGAGCTCCAGGCGAAGGCCGCCGCCGACGCGGCGAAGGTCCACCGCGACAACGCCAAGAAGGACAAGGAAACCGCGGAGGCCAAGCTCACCGAGGCCCTGAACGCCGAGGGCGACGCCAAGGCGGCCGCCGCCGAGGCGCACTCCCGGCGGCTCGCGGCCGAGGCCGAGGAAGCGACGGCGAAGAAGGAGAAGGAGACCGCCGAGGCCAAGCAGGGGGAGGCGAACCAGTACAAGCAGACCGCCCAGGCCGAGGCGTCGAAGGCGAACGACGCCAAGGACAAGGCCGAGTCCGCCGAGAAGACCGCCAACAGCAGGCGGGACGACGCGGTCGCGGCTCGCGACAACGCCAAGGCCAAGCGGGACGACGCCTGGGAGGCCGAACAGAAGGCCGACGCGGCCCGTGCCAAGGCCGACGCCAAGGGCGCCTACGCCGACTCGCTGGACGCGGACGACGCGGCGACCGCCGCCCGGTCCGCCGCCGACGAGGCGGACCGGCAGGCGGACGCCGCCGAGACGGCCGCGCGCAACGCGCGAGCGGCGGCCGACGCCGCCACGCAGGCCGCCGCCGAGGCGGACGCCGCCGCCACCCGTGCCGAGGCCGCCGCCAAGCGGGCCCGCGCCGACTCGGACGCCGCCCAGGCCGCCAAGCTGAAGGCCGACGCCGCCGTACGCACCGCCACGGCGGCCGTCGCCGACGCCATCAAGGCGGCCGCGCACGCCGCCGAGGAGGCGAAGACGGCGGTCAAGCTGGCCGACGAGGCCGAGGCCCACGCCAAGGAGGCCAGGGGTCACGCGAACGAGGCCCTCAAGGAGGCCGCCAACGCCCGTCTCGCCGCGGCCAAGGCCGTCGGCTTCGCCCACGTCACCGCCCAGGCGGCCGTGGACGCGGCGAAGTCCGCCGAACAGGTGGCGGCCCCGGCGAACGACGCGATCCAGCTGGGTTCGCCCTACCTCACCACCGACTCGGCGGCCTCGCTCGTCGTCCTGAGCGGGCAGGCGTCGAAGTCGATCGCCGACCAGCAGCAGGCGGTGGCCGACGCCCACGCGAAGAACGCGCAGGAGGAGGCCGCGGCCGCCCAGGTCCTCGCCGACCAGGCGACGGCCGACGCCAAGGAGGCCCTCCAGCACGCGGCCAAGGCCGCCGGCTACGCGAGGGACGCCCGCGGCTACGCCAAGGAGGCCCTGGGCTACGCGGCCGACGCGGCGGAGGCAGCCGCCAAGGCCACCCAGTCACTGGCCCGCACGGTCGAGTACGACCGCCAGGCCACCGAGGACGCGGCAGCCGCCGACGCGGCAGCCGGCCGCGCCGAGGGCTACGCAGACTCCGCCCGCGCGGCGGCCGACCAGGCCGCCCTCGACGCGGAAGCGGCCCGCGCGGCAGCGTCGGAAGCCGAACAGGCGGCGAAGGACGCCCGATCCGCCGCCGACCGCGCGGACGCGGCGGCGACGGAGGCGGAGGAGGCGGCGAAGGACGCCGACAAGTACGCGAAGGAGGCCCAGGAGGCCGCCGACAGGACCGAGCGGCAGAACAAAGCGAACCAGATCGAGACGGGCACCGTCGTCGACGAGGTCGATGGCTCCATCGGCAACATGTTCTATGTCGTCGACCACTACAACAAGATCGGCGAGCCGGAGACCGTAGAGAAGACGGACGGCTGCGACGGCTGGATCGACAAGCTCTTCTACAAGGGCGACTGCACGATGACCGTGAAGATCCGGTTCACGGCGCTCATCGATGTGTATATGTGCACCGCGGAGGATCTGGACCTGGAGCAGTACAGGTGCCCCTCCGGCGCGACGGTGTACGTGGACGAGGTCCAGACCAAGGAACTCTCCACCAAGGTCACGCACACCATCACGATCGCGGAATACCAGAAGAACATCGACCCGATCGACATCCTCTTCGGCAGCTGGATCAAGTGCGCCCAGAGGCTGGCCCCGGGCGGTGCGGCAGGAGACGGGGTCGGGTGCGCCTGGGCGATCGTGGATGTCGCCAGCCTCTTCGCCGGCAAGATCCTCCGGCCCATCGCGGACGCGGTCAAGGCCGTGGACGCGGCCGCGCGGACGGGCATCGAGTTCGCTGACGCGTGGAAGGCCCTGCGCACCCTGGGCCTGTCCGAGACGGCAGTGGCCGGCATCGGCAACAGGGCGGTCCAGCAACTGGAGAAGGGGTGCGTCGACGGGGTCGCCCGCCGGAGCGTCGCCCGCGCCGCCGCAGTGGGCAACGGCATCACGGTCTGCAAATGGCTGGAACTCGGCGGCCCCGGCCGATGGATGGCGGAGACCGAGAACATGTCCCAGGCCGACCGCGCCTACGAGCAGTTGATGACGAACGGGGTCCCGGCCGGCATCTCCTACAAGGTGCCCGCCTCCTGGCGGAAGTCCGGATACGTGAAGTTCGACGGGTTCCAGAACGGCAAGCTCATCGATGCCAAGAACCAGGCGCTGAACGATCGGATGTTCACCGCCGAGGGCAAGCTCCAGTCGTGGGTCACCGAACCGCTCAAGCAGGCGAAGGACCAGGCCCGAGCGGTGGGCAACGACTGGGAGATCATCTGGTACGTCTCCGACGAGCGGACCGCCACGGCCTTCAGGTACATGATGGCCGACAACGGCATCACCAACATCACGGTCATTTTCAAGCCGTGA
- a CDS encoding CbrC family protein, translating to MSVGETAEVRHPAAVDDLRRRCAEWTWPPDEVENFLASLGKDDQPTAYLFRCRLCATHLAYADFT from the coding sequence TTGTCCGTCGGCGAAACGGCAGAGGTACGGCACCCGGCCGCCGTCGACGATCTCCGCCGGCGATGTGCCGAGTGGACCTGGCCGCCGGACGAGGTCGAGAACTTCCTCGCCTCCCTCGGCAAGGACGACCAGCCCACCGCGTACCTCTTCCGCTGCCGGCTCTGCGCGACCCACCTCGCCTACGCGGACTTCACGTGA
- the coaA gene encoding type I pantothenate kinase — protein MPRSAHRHKPEATPYVDLTRTEWSALREKTPLPLNAEEVEKLRGLGDVIDLDEVRDIYLPLSRLLNLYVGATDGLRGALNTFLGEQGSQSGTPFVIGVAGSVAVGKSTVARLLQALLSRWPEHPRVELVTTDGFLLPTRELEARGLMSRKGFPESYDRRALTRFVADIKAGKDEVTAPVYSHLIYDIVPDQRLTVRRPDILIVEGLNVLQPALPGTDGRTRVGLADYFDFSVYVDASAEDIERWYLSRFKKLRRTAFQNPDSYFRKYTQVSEEEAVDYARTLWRTINKPNLVENIAPTRGRATLVIRKGQDHKVRRLSLRKL, from the coding sequence ATGCCCCGGAGCGCCCACCGGCACAAGCCGGAGGCGACTCCTTACGTCGACCTCACCCGCACCGAGTGGAGCGCGCTGCGCGAAAAGACGCCGCTCCCGCTGAACGCCGAAGAGGTCGAGAAGCTGCGCGGCCTCGGTGACGTCATCGACCTCGACGAGGTGCGGGACATCTACCTCCCGCTGTCCCGGCTGCTGAATCTCTACGTCGGCGCCACGGACGGCCTCAGAGGCGCCCTGAACACCTTCCTCGGCGAGCAGGGCTCCCAGTCCGGCACCCCCTTCGTCATAGGCGTCGCGGGATCGGTCGCCGTGGGCAAGTCGACCGTCGCCCGTCTCCTCCAGGCCCTGCTCTCCCGCTGGCCCGAGCACCCGCGTGTGGAGCTGGTCACGACGGACGGCTTCCTGCTCCCCACCCGGGAGCTGGAGGCCCGCGGGCTCATGTCGCGCAAGGGCTTCCCGGAGTCGTACGACCGCCGCGCGCTGACCCGTTTCGTCGCCGACATCAAGGCGGGCAAGGACGAGGTCACCGCCCCCGTCTACTCCCACCTGATCTACGACATCGTCCCGGACCAGCGGCTCACCGTCCGCCGCCCCGACATCCTGATCGTCGAGGGCCTCAACGTCCTGCAGCCCGCCCTCCCCGGCACGGACGGCCGTACCCGCGTCGGTCTCGCCGACTACTTCGACTTCAGCGTGTACGTCGACGCGAGCGCCGAGGACATCGAGCGCTGGTACCTCAGCCGGTTCAAGAAGCTCCGCCGGACCGCCTTCCAGAACCCCGACTCGTACTTCAGGAAGTACACCCAGGTCTCGGAGGAGGAGGCGGTCGACTACGCGCGCACCCTCTGGCGCACCATCAACAAGCCCAACCTGGTGGAGAACATCGCCCCCACCCGCGGCCGCGCCACGCTCGTCATCCGCAAGGGCCAGGACCACAAGGTGCGCAGGCTCAGCCTCCGTAAGCTCTGA